The Engystomops pustulosus chromosome 9, aEngPut4.maternal, whole genome shotgun sequence genome includes a window with the following:
- the CFAP157 gene encoding cilia- and flagella-associated protein 157 produces MPPKKKKGKSSAAGKKEKPGDKPKTEPVTEESKEYYLLQIRDLEGRLERYQKKWDEICAKEDFFQSQFDQLSSDKKEIVSFLKRTLNQRMDEIADLNEQLSRLQQAKDAEKEAYEGQLAGVTHEFQETKEKLTSENMLLAGKLASLEEFRVQKEDLMAKFAALEEKLIKQEEEHKDMMYKLEKKAVQDKDRLKKEMVQKVNTVAAEFRRVSNDQMAETTKRAIRENVAISSQLAKMSEKSLELIQENDQLKEHEAELRKQLEMLEENEKEYVRNNLSNQKVIRMLTEKCNQQQAMLDVAIQKEQDLNHLHMEHQSLQEEAQALRQRMTFMEEEVQRLMEETNKTNRQLEDEVKKRRSVEKVLSRAAASLKDMLMEKLSEEEEDDKQVESLARRNQMLHSLLVLLNSAAALGLGPALNEFQSNDTHYVEHLTPHRRRTVSPTLKGPGVTPHYHIGDLGLVPRQDVSSAVLGKIGMLSRTTKLGPVQAHPALAKDLLTLSQERNLPKQKPLPGISSTPPGNALLMAK; encoded by the exons ATGCCGCccaagaagaagaaggggaaatCGAGCGCCGCCGGGAAGAAGGAGAAACCGGGGGACAAGCCCAAAACCGAGCCCGTCACCGAGGAGAGCAAGGAGTACTACCTGCTCCAGATCCGGGACCTAGAGGGCCGCCTGGAGAG ATACCAAAAGAAATGGGACGAAATCTGTGCAAAGGAGGACTTCTTCCAGTCACAGTTCGACCAACTTTCCAGCGACAAGAAGGAGATTGTGTCCTTCCTGAAGCGCACCCTGAACCAGCGCATGGATGAGATAGCAGACCTCAACGAGCAGCTGTCCAGACTGCAGCAGGCCAAGGATGCCGAGAAGGAGGCCTATGAGGGGCAGCTGGCAGGGGTGACACACGAGTTCCAGGAGACCAAGGAAAAACTGACATCGGAGAACATGCTGCTAG CGGGTAAGCTGGCCTCCTTGGAAGAGTTCAGGGTGCAGAAAGAAGATCTGATGGCCAAGTTTGCAGCACTGGAGGAAAAGTTAATAAAACAGGAGGAAGAGCACAAAGACATGATGTACAAGCTGGAGAAGAAGGCCGTGCAGGACAAGGACAG ATTGAAGAAGGAAATGGTGCAGAAGGTGAACACTGTGGCAGCTGAGTTCCGCAGAGTATCAAACGATCAGATGGCGGAGACCACAAAGCGTGCGATCCGTGAGAATGTAGCCATCAGTTCACAGCTCGCCAAAATGTCTGAAAAGAGCCTAGAGCTGATCCAAGAGAACGACCAGCTGAAGGAACATGAAGCGGAGCTGAGGAAACAGCTGGAGATGCTTGAGGAGAATGAGAAGGAGTATGTGAGGAACAACCTCAGCAACCAGAAG GTGATCCGTATGCTGACTGAGAAGTGTAACCAGCAGCAGGCAATGCTAGACGTGGCCATTCAGAAGGAGCAGGACCTGAACCATCTGCACATGGAGCATCAGTCCCTTCAAGAAGAAGCACAAGCCCTGAG GCAGAGAATGACGTTCATGGAGGAAGAGGTGCAAAGACTCATGGAGGAGACAAACAAAACCAACAGACAACTAGAGGACGAGGTGAAGAAGAGGCGATCAGTGGAGAAAGTCCTAAGTCGGGCAGCGGCTTCTCTGAAAGACATGCTCATG GAGAAGTTGAGCGAGGAGGAAGAAGATGACAAACAAGTTGAATCCCTTGCAAGACGCAACCAGATGCTGCACAGTCTTCTGGTGCTCCTGAACAGCGCGGCCGCTCTAGGACTGGGCCCGGCCCTAAATGAATTCCAGAGTAACGACACACACTATGTGGAGCACCTGACACCACACCGGAG GCGGACAGTCTCCCCGACCCTGAAGGGTCCTGGTGTGACCCCTCATTATCATATAGGAGATCTAGGACTGGTGCCAAGACAAGACGTTTCCAGTGCTGTACTCGGCAAGATTGGGATGTTATCCAGAACCACAAAGCTTGGTCCAGTACAAGCCCACCCTGCCCTAGCAAAG GACCTGCTTACACTAAGCCAAGAGCGAAATCTCCCAAAACAAAAACCGCTCCCAGGAATCTCCTCCACACCGCCCGGCAATGCCCTTCTCATGGCTAAATGA
- the CERCAM gene encoding inactive glycosyltransferase 25 family member 3 isoform X3, translating into MESVRPLYRSVVWRAQEAPRWYPEETGPKEWPKERYEHVMRLRQEALDYARKNKADYILYTDADNVLTNHETLQLLMAENKTLVAPMLDSQTGFSNFWCGITPQGFYRRTPDYYPTRNRQRVGCFAVPMVHSTFLLDLRKEESSNLAFHPPHPNYTWTFDDIIVFAYACMASGVQGYVCNEHRIGYINVPPLAHHDLEDDQLNFVHLMLEAMVEGFPFTPSQYVSLPEKNPDKMGFDEIFLINLLRRPERRERMLRSLYEQEISCRVLDAVDGRALNSSDIKKLGVNLLPGFYDPFSGRTLTKGEVGCFLSHYKIWQEIVDRQLEVTLVFEDDVRFESYFKRKMIRLLNDVRTAELEWDLIYIGRKQVTTDPEKSVETVRNLVEADYSYWTLCYMISLQGAQKLLNADPLSKMLPVDEFLPIMSDTHPNKEYKNHFPTRDLKVFSVHPLLAFPTHYTGEPFWLSDTETSTLWDDDNVRTDWSGSQKTLKDSRGKIHGGLRSGSRDEL; encoded by the exons ATGGAGTCGGTGCGCCCCCTGTATCGCTCGGTGGTGTGGAGAGCGCAGGAAGCCCCCAG ATGGTATCCTGAAGAGACTGGTCCAAAAGAATGGCCCAAGGAGCGCTATGAACACGTGATGAGGCTCAGGCAGGAGGCTTTGGACTATGCGAGAAAGAACAAGGCAGATTATATTCTG TACACAGATGCGGACAACGTTTTGACCAACCACGAGACCCTGCAGCTGCTTATGGCAGAGAATAAGACCTTGGTAGCGCCCATGCTGGATTCTCAGACCGGATTCTCCAACTTCTGGTGTGGGATAACTCCGCAG GGCTTTTATCGCCGGACGCCAGATTATTACCCCACAAGGAACCGTCAGCGGGTCGGGTGCTTCGCCGTTCCTATGGTGCACTCCACCTTCCTGTTAGATCTGCGTAAGGAAGAGAGCAGCAACCTGGCATTTCACCCTCCTCATCCCAATTACACCtggacctttgatgacatcattGTCTTTGCATACGCGTGTATGGCATCAG GAGTGCAAGGTTACGTATGCAATGAGCACCGTATTGGTTACATCAATGTGCCACCACTAGCGCACCACGACCTGGAGGATGACCAGCTGAACTTTGTGCACCTTATGCTGGAAGCAATGG TGGAAGGCTTCCCATTCACTCCTTCTCAATATGTGTCGCTGCCAGAAAAGAATCCAGACAAAATGGGATTTGATGAG ATATTTCTCATAAACCTTCTTCGCCGCCCTGAACGTCGGGAGAGGATGCTGCGCTCTCTGTACGAGCAAGAAATATCTTGCCGTGTGTTGGACGCTGTGGATGGAag ggCTCTCAACAGCAGCGACATCAAGAAGTTGGGTGTGAACCTTCTGCCCGGATTCTATGATCCGTTCTCTGGTCGGACCCTCACAAAAGGGGAGGTGGGCTGTTTCCTCAGCCATTATAAGATCTGGCAAGAG ATAGTGGATCGGCAGCTGGAGGTCACTCTGGTGTTTGAAGACGACGTACGGTTTGAATCTTATTTCAAGAGGAAGATGATCCGGCTTCTGAATGATGTCCGCACCGCCGAGCTTGAATGGGATCTTAT ATACATTGGGCGGAAACAAGTGACTACAGATCCCGAGAAGTCAGTGGAAACCGTGAGGAATCTAGTGGAAGCCGACTACTCGTACTGGACCCTGTGTTACATGATCTCCCTGCAGGGGGCCCAGAAGCTTCTCAATGCGGATCCCCTCTCCAAGATGCTCCCGGTAGATGAGTTCCTGCCCATCATGTCAGACACACATCCAAA TAAAGAATATAAAAATCACTTTCCTACTCGGGATCTGAAGGTTTTCTCTGTGCACCCTCTTCTCGCGTTCCCCACTCATTACACCGGGGAACCCTTCTGGTTAAGTGACACGGAGACGTCCACGCTCTGGGATGACGACAACGTGCGGACAGACTGGAGCGGATCGCAGAAGACCCTCAAGGACTCTCGGGGGAAGATTCATGGTGGATTGCGGTCCGGATCACGGGATGAGCTGTGA
- the CERCAM gene encoding inactive glycosyltransferase 25 family member 3 isoform X2 — protein MAPAAVLLLVLPGLLLLPARAQEPLLGHDSSPPSLLIALLARNAAHALPYSLGALERLHYPKERISIWCVTDHNEDDTAAVLLQWMESVRPLYRSVVWRAQEAPRWYPEETGPKEWPKERYEHVMRLRQEALDYARKNKADYILYTDADNVLTNHETLQLLMAENKTLVAPMLDSQTGFSNFWCGITPQGFYRRTPDYYPTRNRQRVGCFAVPMVHSTFLLDLRKEESSNLAFHPPHPNYTWTFDDIIVFAYACMASGVQGYVCNEHRIGYINVPPLAHHDLEDDQLNFVHLMLEAMVEGFPFTPSQYVSLPEKNPDKMGFDEIFLINLLRRPERRERMLRSLYEQEISCRVLDAVDGRALNSSDIKKLGVNLLPGFYDPFSGRTLTKGEVGCFLSHYKIWQEIVDRQLEVTLVFEDDVRFESYFKRKMIRLLNDVRTAELEWDLIYIGRKQVTTDPEKSVETVRNLVEADYSYWTLCYMISLQGAQKLLNADPLSKMLPVDEFLPIMSDTHPNKEYKNHFPTRDLKVFSVHPLLAFPTHYTGEPFWLSDTETSTLWDDDNVRTDWSGSQKTLKDSRGKIHGGLRSGSRDEL, from the exons ATGGCCCCTGCCGCGGTGCTGCTGCTTGTCCTGCcgggcctcctcctgctgcctgCCCGGGCTCAGGAGCCGCTGCTCGGCCATGACTCGTCACCTCCATCCCTGCTCATCGCACTCCTGGCCCGTAACGCCGCACATGCCCTGCCCTACAGCCTGGGGGCGCTAGAGAGGCTGCACTACCCCAAGGAGAGGATATCCATCTG GTGTGTGACGGACCACAATGAGGACGATACGGCTGCAGTGTTGTTGCAGTGGATGGAGTCGGTGCGCCCCCTGTATCGCTCGGTGGTGTGGAGAGCGCAGGAAGCCCCCAG ATGGTATCCTGAAGAGACTGGTCCAAAAGAATGGCCCAAGGAGCGCTATGAACACGTGATGAGGCTCAGGCAGGAGGCTTTGGACTATGCGAGAAAGAACAAGGCAGATTATATTCTG TACACAGATGCGGACAACGTTTTGACCAACCACGAGACCCTGCAGCTGCTTATGGCAGAGAATAAGACCTTGGTAGCGCCCATGCTGGATTCTCAGACCGGATTCTCCAACTTCTGGTGTGGGATAACTCCGCAG GGCTTTTATCGCCGGACGCCAGATTATTACCCCACAAGGAACCGTCAGCGGGTCGGGTGCTTCGCCGTTCCTATGGTGCACTCCACCTTCCTGTTAGATCTGCGTAAGGAAGAGAGCAGCAACCTGGCATTTCACCCTCCTCATCCCAATTACACCtggacctttgatgacatcattGTCTTTGCATACGCGTGTATGGCATCAG GAGTGCAAGGTTACGTATGCAATGAGCACCGTATTGGTTACATCAATGTGCCACCACTAGCGCACCACGACCTGGAGGATGACCAGCTGAACTTTGTGCACCTTATGCTGGAAGCAATGG TGGAAGGCTTCCCATTCACTCCTTCTCAATATGTGTCGCTGCCAGAAAAGAATCCAGACAAAATGGGATTTGATGAG ATATTTCTCATAAACCTTCTTCGCCGCCCTGAACGTCGGGAGAGGATGCTGCGCTCTCTGTACGAGCAAGAAATATCTTGCCGTGTGTTGGACGCTGTGGATGGAag ggCTCTCAACAGCAGCGACATCAAGAAGTTGGGTGTGAACCTTCTGCCCGGATTCTATGATCCGTTCTCTGGTCGGACCCTCACAAAAGGGGAGGTGGGCTGTTTCCTCAGCCATTATAAGATCTGGCAAGAG ATAGTGGATCGGCAGCTGGAGGTCACTCTGGTGTTTGAAGACGACGTACGGTTTGAATCTTATTTCAAGAGGAAGATGATCCGGCTTCTGAATGATGTCCGCACCGCCGAGCTTGAATGGGATCTTAT ATACATTGGGCGGAAACAAGTGACTACAGATCCCGAGAAGTCAGTGGAAACCGTGAGGAATCTAGTGGAAGCCGACTACTCGTACTGGACCCTGTGTTACATGATCTCCCTGCAGGGGGCCCAGAAGCTTCTCAATGCGGATCCCCTCTCCAAGATGCTCCCGGTAGATGAGTTCCTGCCCATCATGTCAGACACACATCCAAA TAAAGAATATAAAAATCACTTTCCTACTCGGGATCTGAAGGTTTTCTCTGTGCACCCTCTTCTCGCGTTCCCCACTCATTACACCGGGGAACCCTTCTGGTTAAGTGACACGGAGACGTCCACGCTCTGGGATGACGACAACGTGCGGACAGACTGGAGCGGATCGCAGAAGACCCTCAAGGACTCTCGGGGGAAGATTCATGGTGGATTGCGGTCCGGATCACGGGATGAGCTGTGA